Proteins from a genomic interval of Candidatus Thermoplasmatota archaeon:
- a CDS encoding branched-chain amino acid transaminase — protein MNIQPTEKIWKNGSLIAWKDATVHVLTHGLHYGTGAFEGIRCYGTEMGPAIFRLREHMVRLHNSAKAINMKLPYSADELCKATKETVKVNKLEACYIRPIAFYGVSGIGVNPLGYPVEVFIVAFPLGAYLGEDGLKNGIRVHTSSWHRVSNGSVPATAKVCGNYLNGALAVMEAKLNGFEETIMLNDLHMVAEGSGENIFLVTKNKILTPPLNAGILPGITRDSVMALATDMGYDVSERNFSRSELYLADELFFTGTAAEVTPIREVDRRAVGDGRPGPITKAIQTRFLDIVKGRDNKYVAWLDPVK, from the coding sequence ATGAACATCCAGCCCACCGAGAAGATCTGGAAGAACGGGAGCCTGATTGCATGGAAGGATGCGACCGTGCACGTGCTCACGCACGGCCTGCACTACGGTACCGGCGCCTTCGAAGGCATCAGGTGCTATGGCACAGAGATGGGACCGGCCATCTTCAGGCTCAGGGAGCACATGGTCAGGCTCCACAACTCGGCCAAGGCGATCAACATGAAACTGCCGTACTCGGCGGACGAGCTGTGCAAAGCTACCAAGGAGACCGTCAAGGTGAACAAACTGGAAGCATGTTACATCCGTCCAATTGCGTTCTACGGCGTTTCGGGGATCGGCGTCAACCCCCTTGGGTATCCGGTCGAGGTGTTCATAGTTGCGTTCCCGCTGGGAGCATACCTCGGAGAGGACGGGCTCAAGAACGGCATACGGGTGCACACTTCATCGTGGCACAGGGTAAGCAACGGCTCGGTCCCTGCCACAGCGAAGGTGTGCGGAAACTACCTGAACGGCGCGTTGGCGGTCATGGAGGCGAAGCTGAACGGCTTCGAAGAGACCATCATGCTGAATGACCTGCACATGGTGGCGGAAGGGTCAGGGGAGAACATATTCCTGGTGACAAAGAACAAGATACTGACCCCGCCCTTGAACGCCGGCATCCTTCCCGGGATAACCAGGGATTCGGTGATGGCGCTGGCGACTGACATGGGATATGACGTCTCCGAGCGGAACTTCTCAAGGAGCGAGCTCTATCTAGCCGACGAGCTTTTCTTTACCGGCACCGCAGCAGAGGTCACGCCGATACGAGAAGTGGACAGGAGAGCGGTTGGCGACGGCAGACCTGGACCGATCACAAAAGCCATCCAGACGAGGTTCCTGGACATAGTCAAGGGGAGAGACAACAAATACGTCGCCTGGCTCGACCCGGTGAAGTGA
- a CDS encoding protein-glutamate O-methyltransferase CheR encodes METDDSQVVTEVMRHLFRSRGIDMSGYSPSFMMRSIKRRIGRSGCANHSTYLRLLLRSEEETNELLGALSINVTEFFRDKGAFEAWSAKVLLPLVSSKSASGGLLRIWSAGCASGQETYTLSICVNEALKKCTLGRIPMVTILGTDISVKALAKAKSGSYTKEEVRGVPEKYLAEYFQKHGNAYEVGESLRKVVRFTRENLLDTPSSKYFDAVVCRNVMIYFSRAMHEQVVMNLYHALSRDGYLMLGKTETLMGAPRDSFEVVDLEHRILKKKVHPVGGAKA; translated from the coding sequence ATGGAAACCGATGACAGTCAGGTGGTCACGGAGGTCATGAGGCACCTCTTCAGGTCCCGTGGTATTGACATGTCGGGTTACTCCCCGTCTTTCATGATGAGGAGCATAAAGAGGAGAATCGGAAGGTCGGGCTGCGCCAATCATTCGACCTACCTGAGACTCCTTCTTCGTAGCGAGGAGGAGACCAACGAGCTTCTGGGAGCTCTGTCGATCAACGTCACGGAGTTTTTCAGGGACAAGGGGGCATTCGAGGCGTGGTCCGCGAAGGTCTTGTTGCCATTGGTCTCATCCAAGAGCGCAAGCGGCGGGCTCCTTCGGATATGGAGCGCGGGCTGCGCCTCCGGTCAGGAGACCTATACCCTCTCCATATGCGTGAACGAGGCGCTGAAGAAATGCACACTCGGCAGGATTCCGATGGTTACCATCCTAGGCACTGATATCTCAGTAAAAGCCCTGGCAAAGGCCAAGTCCGGATCATATACAAAGGAAGAGGTCAGGGGGGTGCCTGAGAAATACCTTGCTGAGTACTTCCAAAAGCACGGGAATGCATACGAGGTCGGTGAATCTCTGAGGAAGGTTGTAAGATTCACTAGGGAGAACCTGCTGGACACCCCAAGCTCGAAGTACTTCGACGCTGTCGTCTGCAGAAACGTGATGATCTACTTCTCGAGAGCGATGCATGAACAGGTCGTGATGAACCTCTACCACGCACTGTCCCGGGACGGATACCTTATGCTGGGCAAGACAGAAACCCTCATGGGTGCTCCGAGAGACAGCTTTGAGGTGGTTGATCTGGAGCACAGAATACTCAAGAAGAAGGTCCATCCAGTGGGTGGTGCCAAAGCCTAG
- a CDS encoding methyl-accepting chemotaxis protein has translation MKLNLTAKIVAWVLCLSLIPIAVVSYISIEGLYSIQDDAGILQDQSMVVVSEIASGANELAASQHSFMKYVLGYGDTAVSQNYNDMVNHQAVFSQFLRDYRNRYSLTALDDLGKIVTDQGRQDLISSESAAYAEISIRWTNYTDDTSSAIQLLNANNSEAAHDKAESASAHMEDINNNMADLIHINSEAAALMTVVIDQTVQNWILWTFIAIAAVAIVIPIMAFMTLSRITKTISAVWKAAKTISEGNFRTRLEIKTGNDEVGDLVRAMNSLIDNTSQPLIELTESAQAIAAGDLSKEIAVEGKGDLAKLVAAFKQMQSNLSGLTKELRTASESLRESSAAFAETIGHMTESTQQVSSSVTQGTRSTQTESARIDEMVEMLAEQTKAIYDVVQSAQNAAGASANASEVAQNGSKSAQNSLEKMNSLLKNVESTSDAMKQLSKKSKEISQIVAIITNIAHQTNLLSLNAAIEAARAGEQGRGFAVVADEVRKLAEGSRKAASQIQQLIELVETDIEDTTEKMDHTMKDASESSRTISESLKSLEDIAATVQETAAMVEEISASTEEQKALTESLAKSLDEVASIARENWQSAEGISVSSENLAAGMEELTASAHELAELAKNLNEITKQVDSSKASQAPEK, from the coding sequence TTGAAGCTAAATCTAACAGCCAAAATCGTGGCTTGGGTGCTGTGCCTGTCTCTGATACCGATCGCGGTCGTCAGCTACATCTCGATCGAGGGACTTTACAGCATACAGGATGATGCAGGTATACTGCAGGACCAATCGATGGTCGTTGTCTCGGAGATTGCCAGCGGAGCCAACGAACTGGCGGCTTCGCAACACTCATTCATGAAATACGTCCTCGGATACGGAGATACCGCGGTGTCACAGAACTACAATGACATGGTCAACCACCAGGCGGTGTTCTCTCAATTCCTGAGAGACTACAGAAACAGATACTCGTTGACCGCGCTAGACGACCTCGGCAAGATTGTCACGGACCAGGGAAGGCAGGATCTGATTTCCTCAGAATCGGCTGCATACGCGGAGATTAGCATCCGATGGACGAACTACACAGATGACACCTCGAGTGCGATCCAGCTGCTGAATGCGAACAATTCCGAAGCTGCACACGACAAGGCTGAGAGCGCGTCCGCACACATGGAGGACATCAACAACAACATGGCGGACCTTATTCACATCAACTCGGAGGCTGCAGCCCTGATGACTGTCGTCATCGATCAGACGGTTCAGAACTGGATACTCTGGACTTTCATCGCCATAGCCGCAGTCGCTATAGTCATTCCAATCATGGCCTTCATGACTCTGTCCAGAATCACGAAGACAATCAGCGCAGTGTGGAAGGCTGCGAAGACGATATCCGAAGGCAACTTCAGGACGCGTCTCGAGATCAAGACCGGAAACGATGAAGTTGGCGACCTGGTAAGGGCAATGAACTCGCTCATCGACAATACGTCCCAGCCGCTCATCGAACTGACCGAGAGCGCCCAGGCAATAGCTGCTGGAGATCTGTCCAAAGAGATCGCGGTCGAGGGCAAGGGCGATCTCGCGAAGCTAGTCGCTGCGTTCAAGCAGATGCAATCCAATCTATCCGGACTCACGAAGGAGCTCAGGACGGCGTCCGAATCGCTCAGAGAATCCTCAGCCGCCTTTGCTGAAACTATCGGTCACATGACCGAGAGCACGCAGCAGGTGTCATCCTCAGTAACACAGGGCACCAGGAGCACGCAGACGGAATCCGCCAGGATTGACGAGATGGTCGAGATGCTGGCCGAGCAGACGAAAGCAATCTATGATGTCGTGCAGAGCGCCCAGAACGCAGCCGGAGCTTCGGCCAACGCAAGCGAGGTCGCGCAGAACGGGAGCAAGTCCGCCCAGAACTCTCTGGAGAAGATGAACTCGCTCCTGAAGAATGTCGAAAGCACCTCCGACGCGATGAAGCAGCTTTCGAAGAAATCCAAGGAGATCTCGCAGATCGTTGCCATCATCACGAACATAGCTCATCAGACCAACCTCCTGTCCCTAAACGCGGCTATCGAGGCGGCCAGGGCGGGAGAGCAGGGGAGAGGATTTGCTGTAGTTGCAGACGAGGTCAGGAAGCTCGCGGAGGGCTCTAGGAAGGCAGCAAGCCAGATACAGCAGCTCATCGAGCTCGTGGAGACCGACATAGAAGACACCACAGAGAAGATGGACCACACGATGAAGGACGCGTCCGAGAGCTCGAGGACGATCTCTGAGTCGCTGAAGTCACTTGAGGACATCGCCGCGACGGTGCAGGAGACCGCAGCTATGGTCGAGGAGATCAGCGCTTCGACGGAGGAACAGAAGGCGCTGACCGAGAGCCTCGCAAAGTCGCTGGACGAGGTCGCGTCCATCGCCAGGGAGAACTGGCAGTCCGCAGAGGGCATATCCGTGTCGTCGGAGAACCTGGCAGCTGGGATGGAGGAGCTGACCGCGTCGGCCCATGAGCTGGCGGAGCTGGCAAAGAATCTGAACGAGATCACCAAGCAGGTGGATTCCTCGAAGGCCAGCCAGGCCCCGGAAAAATGA
- a CDS encoding chemotaxis protein CheW, with protein sequence MSETDLRQFVVFRLGKEEYGFDISIVREIHNMEEIAKVHRSASHIEGVMNLRGKLLTVVNLRTRFGMDPMPAGEGNPKIVVVDASDAPVGFLVDEVVEVVRIGNKAIEKAPAYVTSGIEAQYVTGIAKHDERLITLIDPLKVLDLSCDEENRPGVR encoded by the coding sequence ATGTCCGAAACCGATTTGAGGCAGTTCGTGGTCTTCAGGCTCGGGAAGGAAGAATACGGGTTCGATATCTCCATCGTCAGGGAGATACACAACATGGAGGAAATCGCCAAGGTCCACAGGAGCGCTTCGCACATCGAGGGCGTGATGAACCTCCGAGGGAAGCTGCTCACTGTTGTTAACCTTAGGACCAGGTTCGGCATGGACCCAATGCCTGCCGGCGAGGGCAACCCGAAGATCGTGGTTGTGGACGCCTCTGATGCCCCCGTCGGTTTCCTGGTCGATGAAGTAGTTGAGGTCGTGAGGATAGGAAACAAGGCGATAGAGAAGGCACCCGCATACGTGACGAGCGGTATCGAGGCGCAGTATGTTACGGGCATCGCGAAGCACGACGAGAGACTCATAACCCTCATAGACCCCCTCAAGGTTCTAGATCTGTCATGTGATGAAGAAAACCGTCCGGGAGTGAGGTAG